In a genomic window of Thermoanaerobaculales bacterium:
- a CDS encoding TerC family protein, giving the protein MEWITDPQAWIALATLTVLEIVLGIDNIIFISILSGRLPEEQRARGRRLGLAAAMGMRLILLASLQWLAHLSAELFVVLGHPVTARDVILLGGGLFLLAKATYEIHHNLEGSEQAMGGRQRTVISFGAVIVQIMALDIVFSLDSVITAIGMAEHLAVMMAAVVIAVGVMMAAANPIAEFVEAHPTVKMLALSFLLLVGMALVADGVGQHIPKGYLYFAMAFSVLVEMLNLKADARRTNLPVQLRRRMAPEPKH; this is encoded by the coding sequence ATGGAGTGGATCACCGACCCGCAGGCCTGGATCGCGCTGGCCACGCTGACGGTGCTCGAGATCGTCCTCGGCATCGACAACATCATCTTCATTTCGATCCTCTCCGGGAGGCTGCCGGAGGAGCAGCGCGCCCGCGGCCGGCGGCTCGGCCTGGCGGCGGCCATGGGGATGCGGCTGATCCTGCTCGCGTCCCTGCAGTGGCTGGCCCACCTGTCCGCCGAGCTGTTCGTGGTCCTCGGGCACCCCGTCACGGCCCGCGACGTCATCCTGCTCGGCGGCGGCCTCTTCCTGCTCGCCAAGGCGACCTATGAGATCCACCACAACCTGGAGGGCTCGGAGCAGGCGATGGGGGGGCGGCAGCGGACCGTCATCTCGTTCGGCGCGGTCATCGTGCAGATCATGGCGCTCGACATCGTGTTCTCGCTCGACTCGGTGATCACCGCCATCGGCATGGCCGAGCACCTGGCGGTGATGATGGCGGCGGTCGTCATCGCGGTCGGCGTGATGATGGCGGCCGCCAACCCGATCGCGGAGTTCGTCGAGGCGCACCCGACCGTCAAGATGCTGGCGCTCTCATTCCTGCTGTTGGTCGGCATGGCCCTGGTGGCGGACGGCGTCGGCCAGCACATCCCCAAGGGCTACCTTTACTTCGCGATGGCCTTTTCGGTGCTGGTGGAGATGCTCAATCTCAAGGCCGACGCCCGGCGCACGAACCTGCCGGTGCAGCTGCGCCGGCGGATGGCGCCCGAGCCGAAGCACTGA
- a CDS encoding quinone-dependent dihydroorotate dehydrogenase, giving the protein MLYSVLRKLVFRLDPERAHGVAMRAIALVGALPPLRAAVAAAFSARGAEPVEAFGVRFPNRVGLAAGYDKDGEGWRGLAALGFGHIEVGTVTPRPQPGNPRPRIFRLEAQRSLINRMGFPGRGAAYVVKRLEGRRPEGVVIGVNIGKQRTTAIEDAARDYQELVDVFAPLADYLAVNISSPNTPGLRRLQEPAFLTALLGAVAARRDEAAGRLGRRVPVLVKLAPDLDDDQLRAAVDAIVASGMDGVIATNTTLDRRGVDHPLATEEGGLSGAALTARSTETVARIADRLAGALPIVGVGGIMGPADARAKLDAGATLVQLYTGLIYEGPGLVKRIVAGLAPR; this is encoded by the coding sequence ATGCTGTACTCGGTGTTGCGGAAGCTGGTGTTTCGGCTCGACCCTGAGAGGGCCCACGGCGTGGCGATGCGGGCGATCGCCCTGGTGGGCGCGCTGCCGCCGCTGCGCGCGGCGGTCGCCGCGGCGTTCTCGGCGCGCGGCGCCGAGCCGGTCGAGGCCTTCGGCGTGCGCTTCCCGAACCGGGTCGGCCTGGCCGCCGGCTACGACAAGGACGGCGAGGGGTGGCGCGGCCTGGCGGCACTTGGCTTCGGCCACATCGAGGTCGGCACCGTCACCCCGCGGCCGCAGCCGGGCAACCCGAGGCCGCGCATCTTCCGGCTCGAGGCGCAGCGTTCGCTGATCAACCGGATGGGATTTCCGGGGCGCGGCGCGGCGTACGTCGTGAAGCGGCTGGAGGGGCGGAGGCCCGAGGGCGTCGTGATCGGGGTCAACATCGGCAAGCAGCGGACCACCGCGATCGAGGACGCGGCTCGCGACTACCAGGAGCTGGTCGACGTCTTCGCACCGCTCGCCGACTACCTGGCGGTCAACATCTCCTCGCCCAACACGCCCGGCCTGCGGCGGCTCCAAGAGCCGGCGTTCCTGACCGCTCTGCTGGGCGCGGTGGCGGCGCGCCGCGACGAGGCCGCAGGCCGGCTCGGACGGCGGGTGCCGGTGCTGGTGAAGCTCGCCCCGGACCTCGACGACGACCAGCTGCGAGCGGCGGTCGACGCGATCGTGGCCTCCGGGATGGACGGCGTCATCGCCACCAACACCACGCTCGATCGTCGGGGCGTCGACCACCCACTGGCGACGGAGGAGGGCGGGCTGAGCGGCGCGGCGCTGACTGCGCGCAGCACCGAGACCGTCGCGCGGATCGCCGACCGGCTGGCAGGCGCGCTGCCGATCGTCGGCGTTGGCGGCATCATGGGCCCGGCGGACGCGCGGGCCAAGCTCGACGCCGGCGCGACGCTGGTCCAGCTCTACACAGGCCTGATCTACGAGGGCCCCGGACTGGTCAAGCGAATCGTGGCCGGCCTCGCGCCGCGCTGA
- a CDS encoding DUF4388 domain-containing protein: MPIIADIEDLAPAELLLVLSLASKTGRLYATRDDQKIMLVLRKGSIVHAVSPAVRERLGGILVKRGAITEPDLQRALALQAQQLEPKVLGTFLVDLGLVSSSTVQQAVFTQFEAVIRQLLAWDRGALDFQPSEVPDTGAIPIDPTELLVVIGYENGSPLLKSLVGLALKRSARAVPRPSR; the protein is encoded by the coding sequence GTGCCGATCATCGCCGACATCGAGGATCTCGCCCCGGCGGAGCTCCTGCTGGTGCTCTCGCTGGCCTCGAAGACCGGCCGCCTGTACGCCACCCGCGACGACCAGAAGATCATGCTCGTGCTGCGCAAGGGATCGATCGTGCATGCGGTGTCGCCCGCGGTGCGCGAGCGGCTCGGCGGCATCCTGGTCAAGCGCGGTGCGATCACCGAGCCCGACCTGCAGCGCGCCCTGGCGCTGCAGGCGCAGCAGCTCGAGCCCAAGGTGCTGGGAACGTTCCTGGTGGACCTGGGGCTGGTCTCGAGCTCGACCGTTCAGCAGGCCGTGTTCACTCAGTTCGAGGCGGTGATTCGCCAGCTGCTGGCATGGGATCGTGGGGCGTTGGACTTCCAGCCATCGGAGGTGCCGGACACCGGGGCGATCCCGATCGATCCCACCGAGCTGCTGGTCGTGATCGGGTACGAGAACGGCAGCCCTCTCCTGAAGAGCCTCGTCGGCCTCGCGCTGAAGCGCTCGGCGAGGGCGGTGCCGCGGCCGTCCCGCTGA